DNA from Onthophagus taurus isolate NC chromosome 2, IU_Otau_3.0, whole genome shotgun sequence:
CCTTTTCCTATCTTCCTTGCCTCTTTGCTGTATTAGCATTTTTTTCTCGTCTTCCTTTTTTCTGATTAAAAAAAGCCTTTCTGCCCTTCTCTCTACCCAGTCTCCTTTCTGTCTTTACAGCATCTGTTTCGCATCTTGCTTCTACTACCAAACCTTTTTCAGTGTTTCTTTCTTTGCCTGATTTCTTTCTTGCCTTAATAGTCTCCTTCTGGACTCCCTTCTCTCTACGCAGCATCCTTGCAGCTTTCCTAGTTCCTGTTCACTCTATTTCTTCCATTATTACTACGATCCTAGTCTTCTATTTCTCTATCTATTTTCTTCCAGTCTCTGAACAGTCATTTTCTTGTCTTTTCAGTTTGAATTCAGTGTCCTtgtttttatcatattatctTTTCTAGCTTCCTCTTTTCTGTCTAGTTCTTTTTTGCTGTTTCGCTCTCTTTTCCAGTTTTCCTTTTCTCTATTCAGTCCTCTTTCTATCCTTAAACTCTATTTAGTTATTATCAGTCCATTTAGTTTCAAAATCTAAGAAATCgatatgtttaatttaattatatgtaGTAATAAAAGATACTATATTTTCAcctaaaatatcaaataacattataaaaatgtaaaactaaTTATCAGTTTATTTATAGTAACTAGTTTATTATAACTGTAATCCGTACACAATTAACGACTTCTTAAATTATCAAGTTACTCTAATTGGTTTAATGACTACAACAGATGCGGTGTACTTTTGTAAATCTAGAACAAGAAAAGCTAACCGACTTCAATAGAATTCATACGATTGCAGCAGAATGGAACGGAGCGAAGCGTAAAATCATCGTAACCAACATCGTTTGATTCTCTTTCACTTGAACCTGAACTTGCTTCTCCCTCGTGGACAGGCGACCTTCACCTCGTTATAGCAGctagttttattgttattgttattgtcGGAACTTGTCTGTTTACTTTCAGCTGggaaaaaattccttttataagaaacatttatttttttattgtttttttttagaaatatttattattaattaattgttttagaaGCCAGAAAGAGTAAACTGAAGAAGTTCATCCTACctctacttttaattttaaaattaaaggcAGCCATAATTATCCCAGCTGTGCTTTCGTTGATTACGTTGATATCGTTCAAAGGACTAGGAGCTAGCATTATGGCTTTGTCGATTGCCGGAGCGACCGGATTGAAGAGTTTATTGGAGTCTCATCACGGTCACAGAGTAAGTTATGAAGTTGTACCTCAGATTCATGCTCCTTTATGGAACAGAgctggaattgaaaattatcctTTTGGACAGGGATACCACACCATATGAAGAGATCGAAAGgaaacaagaattaaaagtttttaatcgaaaagtttaaattatatttattttatttatgctaATTTGTACctgttgaaataaatttaatggaaaTATATAATGCACGATTATTAAGTTATATAGCATCCATAATAAgtgctttattttttaattacaacccAAGTTTAATAACGGGTAACTAAAATCCGtatgtaattaataaacagaCTAAAATCTAACAGTAACTATATGGAACGGAACTAGTTATTATGTCGAATATACGAAAAAAGATATCGTACAAAATTGAATACACTAACGTTTATGATTATTGTAAAAACAAGCTGCTGTAGTCAGATTGAAGAAGGAAACGGACTTCTTTAATCTGGAACACCTCGTTAATACGGGACGTTTGCCATGCCATACTTTCGTAGTATGAAAATCTAAGACATAGCGGATACACGGCACAGTGAAAAAGTGAATGTAAACTAAGTCTGTCTTTCTTTAATCGCTGTAGTAATTGGACAACttattgaaaaatgaaataaaagcgGAGAGTAGGTGATAGGACTGCTGGAAAGGCGACCACCATGGTCATCTCTATGCTCCACTAAGCTCTACATAGCAAAAAACAACACATCTGATGGCCAATTTGTATAAATACTGTTGAAACCAAACTGGAGCAATTCAGTCTTCTACGAACACTCCACAGCCATGTTTAAGAGAGTCTTTGtgatttttgtgttattaacCATATTCGGAGCTGTAACAAGTGATGATAACGCCGAAGAACAAATCAAAGGAGATCGAggagatttcaaaaaatttttacataaagaatgtgcaaattccTATTCGACGACTTGTCTTAAAATGGATGTAGTGAGCTTTGTTGACAAATTGGATAATCAAAATGACGTCAGCCTTCTTCCGGGGATGTCTTTAGTTAGAGAATCCGGCGCAAGAGCCAACGAGGACCTAGTAGCTGAAGTTGCCAGAGAATTCCCCAACGATCCAGATGCTCGACTTGAcgcatttttaatgaataaagtCTCCAATTATTTGAGCTCccattcaattaaattaaatcttttcgATTCAAGCAATGCCTTCACCGCTAGGAAAGGTGACGGTCTTGGAGGCGGCGGCGGTGGCGGCAAGAAAGGAGGTGGAATGGGAATGCTCTTAGCTGCTGGTGCTATGATGAAAGGAACTTTAATGGCTGTAGCTATGGGAGCTTTAGCGGCATTAGCAGGAAAAGCTTTAATGACTGCATTAATTTCGTTAATGCTTTCAGCTATTATTGGACTTAAATCGTTATCAGGCGGAGGTCATAAAAGTACCACTTATGAAATTGTAGCCAAACCAGTTTATAGCCATGCTAGTTCAGCTTCGCATGAAGAATATGGTGGGCACGGTCATTCATCTTATGGAAGAAGCTTTGATGTTCCCCTTCCTCTCGGATTACAGCAGGGATATCAACCATAAATGctcaaagatttaaaattaagattttttgtttgtttttgttttaacaatACCTCaatttgttgattatttatttttactttaataaattatttatatgaataatatttatgattttttatcgTTATATAACCCAAcctttttatgaattaaaaatgaaactaaaaTTTCTAAACGAAGCTTTATGAAAAGTCTGATATCGATGATgagattaataaatattattgtcaataaaagtaaaataacaataaaggaaagttgcaaaattaatatactaaaaagattaattggttgtttatttttatatgcatttttattaataagtcgataaatggttttaaaaccgtaaaataaaaaaggagcttttagataaaaaatttcaaattactaattaataaaaattcttagctaattattaatttaatcgccgttttgtaattattcaatacacaattaaaaatataattgcaATTCAATTTGATTCAATTATAATCCCATCTTTTTGTACTAACAGTTTTTTCAATTAACAAGGTGTGATGTATACCATTATAGTTTCGAATAGTTTATAGAAGTAGAGGAAATTAAGAACGATATAATTACCGTTTGAATCTAGGCAAGATATTCTAAAGGCGGCCGGTGCAAAAAAAAAGGGTATAACAAAATAGAATGTAGGAAACTTAGAGAAAGATAGAAAGCTTTCTGTGGCCAACGAAGAATTGAAGTGTAACATCCATTATTGAATGCTCCATTAAGCTCGTCCGTCCGACCCAGTCCAgtataatttgataaaagtgAATGGCGAAAGAAATTGGCCAAACTGGGTTagaagattattttttttcttcaatgtcGAGGTATAAATGCGGCTTGCGGTTACCATTAACATTCAGTAGATCAGCAACAAGCACTCGTTGAAGATGGCAAGAAGGCAATTTGTGTTCGTTTTGGTGTTGGCGAGCGTATTAGCAGTTGGTTTTTGCGATGAAGATCAGCAACCAAAAGGAGAGCgggaaaattataaaagatcCC
Protein-coding regions in this window:
- the LOC111427111 gene encoding uncharacterized protein — translated: MFKRVFVIFVLLTIFGAVTSDDNAEEQIKGDRGDFKKFLHKECANSYSTTCLKMDVVSFVDKLDNQNDVSLLPGMSLVRESGARANEDLVAEVAREFPNDPDARLDAFLMNKVSNYLSSHSIKLNLFDSSNAFTARKGDGLGGGGGGGKKGGGMGMLLAAGAMMKGTLMAVAMGALAALAGKALMTALISLMLSAIIGLKSLSGGGHKSTTYEIVAKPVYSHASSASHEEYGGHGHSSYGRSFDVPLPLGLQQGYQP